One genomic window of Metopolophium dirhodum isolate CAU chromosome 4, ASM1992520v1, whole genome shotgun sequence includes the following:
- the LOC132943976 gene encoding uncharacterized protein LOC132943976: MANYSEKTDMVLIFRECHQNSRNAAALNAERYPERYHPPYNYFLRIVINLREKGELPAIANRRRNRRPRVHEPNENEELQVLAYIQINPRSSVRNLAREVGVSVGKAQDGAPAHNAIIVQEYLNQTFGHKWMGTYGPVQWPPRSPDITPIDYFLWGHLKTVVYANPPINLEDLKNKIIIACSELTEDQIITATQRELLRRMEACVENNGNNLEQFIE, encoded by the exons aTGGCAAACTATTCCGAAAAAACCGATatggtattaatttttagagAATGTCATCAAAATTCGCGTAACGCAGCGGCACTTAATGCTGAACGATATCCCGAGAGATATCATCcaccatacaattattttttacgtaTAGTAATAAATCTTAGAGAAAAAGGAGAACTTCCAGCTATTGCAAACCGCCGCCGAAATAGGAGACCGCGAGTTCATGAACCTAATGAAAATGAAGAATTACAGGTATTAgcatatattcaaataaatccTCGTTCTTCTGTTAGAAATTTGGCGAGAGAAGTCGGTGTCTCTGTGGGGAAAGcac aaGATGGGGCACCCGCCCATAATGCAATAATTGTTCAAGAATACCTTAACCAAACATTTGGCCATAAATGGATGGGGACATATGGTCCAGTACAATGGCCTCCTAGATCTCCTGATATAACACCAATAGACTATTTTTTATGGGGACATTTAAAAACAGTAGTTTATGCTAATCCGCCTATTAATCTTGaagatttgaaaaacaaaataatcattgCGTGTAGTGAACTCACCGAAGACCAAATAATAACAGCTACACAAAGAGAACTACTGCGACGAATGGAAGCATGCGTTGAAAATAATGGCAATAACTTAGAGCAGTTCATTGAATAA
- the LOC132943758 gene encoding uncharacterized protein LOC132943758 encodes MTKDTNMSAVDEESLFSDEELFANDANDCVVKLTSTVSYEDEYQSLLFQNRDRIITKLKNDLSNVLPPPPTVTTCRLSVNDILDRWYQHEKSNFLTKKPETKELKNIDRAINWPWPEVSNVQCFDVYYNIDNKSAEMALLETKYQQRYVSNETKSLMNTGFTPQPKKERGLVIQQVKPVEQSLRLIRRKPVSKPQILAEAKAKLALIENKRRILVPGKLKRENIKPLEKSYLENRNGANRRSISHKRALFQSPEMYCSRKRVCYSQNPNSEESSPLSALSICSDTSNTTPVKRWSAAPLSAKLFGDDQEDKQTSNITRTEPVKKCQRVLKFFNNIESATPKNLFNTKPNQKELSKLHKQKLLWAVSEVLKDCGVDSHHKQFRPFLQQLFKVCSKQWLQKTGSEIKTSTSEAMRALVMKHKSTVLKLKLNSPKHKDNVVTSKRKSVADVKKVLFIDTPKTDFKFEKFGSDLKTKSSTIENVVINKGINDFALYLDIKKLPCNKNTEDLPSRPVSSTSDYCSNLDIDTKDSERIFAG; translated from the exons atgcaAACGATTGTGTTGTAAAGTTAACTAGTACAGTCAGTTATGAAGACGAGTATCAgtctttattatttcaaaacagagatcgtataataactaaattaaaaaatgatttatccaATGTCTTACCTCCTCCGCCAACAGTTACTACTTGTCGGCTGAGTGTAAATGATATACTAGATAGATGGTATCAACacgaaaaatcaaattttctaaCCAAGAAACCTGAAACAaaagaactaaaaaatattgaccGCGCAATTAATTGGCCATGGCCAGAAGTATCTAATGTCCAGTGTTTTGATGTTTA ctataacATTGATAACAAATCTGCAGAAATGGCATTATTGGAAACTAAGTACCAACAAAGGTATGTTTCAAATGAGACAAAATCTCTTATGAACACAGGATTTACGCCACAGCCTAAAAAAGAACGTGGATTAGTCATTCAACAAGTTAAGCCTGTTGAACAAAGTTTACGATTAATTCGAAGAAAACCGGTTTCAAAACCTCAAATATTAGCAGAAGCTAAAGCAAAATTAGctctaattgaaaataaacgtCGAATTTTAGTGCCAgg aaaactaaaaagggaaaatataaaaccattagAGAAAAGTTATCTTGAAAATCGAAATGGCGCCAACAGAAGATCAATTAGTCATAAAAGAGCACTATTTCAAAGTCCTGAAATGTATTGTTCTAGAAAACGTGTGTGTTATAGTCAAAATCCAAATTCTGAAGAGTCGTCTCCTCTTAGTGCTCTTTCAATTTGTAGCGATACATCAAATACTACACCAGTTAaaag atggAGTGCTGCTCCTTTGAGTGCAAAATTATTTGGTGATGACCAAGAGGATAAACAGACATCAAATATTACTAGAACAGAACCAGTCAAAAAATGCCAAAGagtattgaaattttttaataatatagaatcaGCGACTccgaaaaatttgtttaatacaaAACCAAATCAAAAAGAACTTAGTAAACTTCATAAACag AAATTATTATGGGCTGTATCGGAAGTGTTAAAAGATTGTGGTGTCGATAGTCATCACAAGCAATTTCGACCATTTcttcaacaattatttaaagtatgtTCTAAACAATGGTTGCAGAAGACTGGTTCAGAAATAAAAACTAGCACTAGTGAAGCAATGCGTGCTCTAGTGATGAAGCACAAGAGTAcagtattaaaattgaaattaaactcTCCTAAACATAAAGACAATGTTGTTACATCTAAACGAAAGTCTGTGGCAGATgtaaaaaaagtattgtttATAGATACCCCAAAAACtgattttaagtttgaaaaatttgGTTCAgacttaaaaacaaaaagttcAACTATTGAAAATGTAGTTATCAACAAAGGAATCAATGATTTTGCATTATATctagatattaaaaaattaccttGTAACAAAAATACTGAAGACCTACCGAGTAGGCCAGTTTCTTCTACTTCTGACTATTGTTCTAATCTGGATATTGATACCAAAGATTCAGAAAGAATCTTTGCTGGTTAA